In a genomic window of Ciona intestinalis unplaced genomic scaffold, KH HT001056.1, whole genome shotgun sequence:
- the LOC100181891 gene encoding connective tissue growth factor isoform X1: MPATNYVLILSFLVCMTLGVTEGQIRAFTTESPECRRKCNNCPPTPTCAYGVSLIPGKCGCCKQCARQLDETCNDDMKCDPHRNLYCSYSGVDEHEGVCVAKPGRACLSSGLTYLNGESFLIGCKVKCTCMDGVLACENTCPLTITARAPKNCRHPQLVKKPNQCCSEWICSGETLSNNNTTNTRPSSSHSQIRRRHPNTFRPRVIAMAANRRTPISITVRAKDKCNVQTTEWSACSKTCGWGVSERVTNDNKACKLRKQSRLCQIRPCSSSFVDNIKRGKKCIRTVKAQRRVQYSFSGCQSKVYTPKYCGACTDGRCCAPKHTVTKPIKFTCDGGFQFKKRMMVIKSCSCSRRCVGENSFFSYRRMGGDTWQE; encoded by the exons ATGCCAGCAACAAACTACGTATTGATTCTGTCTTTTCTCGTCTGCATGACTttg GGAGTAACTGAAGGCCAAATCAGAGCTTTTACAACTGAGTCGCCCGAATGCCGAAGAAAATGCAATAACTGCCCCCCTACCCCCACATGTGCATATGGTGTAAGTCTCATACCAGGAAAATGCGGGTGCTGCAAGCAATGTGCACGTCAGTTGGACGAAACCTGCAACGATGACATGAAATGCGACCCCCACAGGAATTTATATTGCAGTTATTCTGGTGTTGATGAACACGAAGGCGTGTGCGTAG CCAAACCAGGTCGCGCTTGCCTATCGAGTGGCCTCACTTATTTGAACGGCGAATCTTTCCTGATTGGTTGCAAAGTTAAATGTACATGTATGGACGGTGTGTTGGCTTGTGAGAACACCTGCCCTCTTACCATCACTGCTCGTGCACCAAAG AACTGCCGACACCCACAACTTGTGAAGAAACCAAACCAGTGTTGCTCGGAATGGATTTGCAGCGGGGAAACACTGAGTAACAATAACACAACTAACACCAGACCTTCATCATCTCACTCACAAATTAGAAGAAGACACCCAAACACATTCAGACCAAGAGTTATTGCAATGG CAGCTAACCGAAGAACTCCAATCTCCATCACCGTCCGTGCCAAGGACAAATGTAACGTTCAAACCACTGAATGGTCTGCCTGCTCCAAGACGTGTGGGTGGGGGGTATCTGAGCGCGTCACTAACGATAACAAAGCTTGCAAACTACGCAAACAATCAAGACTCTGCCAGATCCGGCCATGCAGCTCCAGCTTTGTGGACAACATTAAG CGAGGAAAGAAATGCATCCGAACTGTGAAAGCTCAACGCCGAGTTCAATATTCATTCTCGGGATGCCAAAGCAAAGTCTACACGCCTAAATATTGCGGGGCGTGCACAGACGGCAGATGTTGCGCACCCAAACACACGGTCACTAAGCCAATCAAGTTCACTTGCGACGGCGGCTTCCAATTTAAGAAGAGAATGATGGTCATCAAGTCGTGTTCATGCTCCAGGAGGTGCGTAGGTGAAAACTCGTTCTTTTCCTACCGAAGAATGGGCGGGGACACGTGGCAAGAGTGA
- the LOC100181891 gene encoding connective tissue growth factor isoform X2, whose product MPATNYVLILSFLVCMTLGVTEGQIRAFTTESPECRRKCNNCPPTPTCAYGVSLIPGKCGCCKQCARQLDETCNDDMKCDPHRNLYCSYSGVDEHEGVCVAKPGRACLSSGLTYLNGESFLIGCKVKCTCMDGVLACENTCPLTITARAPKNCRHPQLVKKPNQCCSEWICSGETLSNNNTTNTRPSSSHSQIRRRHPNTFRPRVIAMANRRTPISITVRAKDKCNVQTTEWSACSKTCGWGVSERVTNDNKACKLRKQSRLCQIRPCSSSFVDNIKRGKKCIRTVKAQRRVQYSFSGCQSKVYTPKYCGACTDGRCCAPKHTVTKPIKFTCDGGFQFKKRMMVIKSCSCSRRCVGENSFFSYRRMGGDTWQE is encoded by the exons ATGCCAGCAACAAACTACGTATTGATTCTGTCTTTTCTCGTCTGCATGACTttg GGAGTAACTGAAGGCCAAATCAGAGCTTTTACAACTGAGTCGCCCGAATGCCGAAGAAAATGCAATAACTGCCCCCCTACCCCCACATGTGCATATGGTGTAAGTCTCATACCAGGAAAATGCGGGTGCTGCAAGCAATGTGCACGTCAGTTGGACGAAACCTGCAACGATGACATGAAATGCGACCCCCACAGGAATTTATATTGCAGTTATTCTGGTGTTGATGAACACGAAGGCGTGTGCGTAG CCAAACCAGGTCGCGCTTGCCTATCGAGTGGCCTCACTTATTTGAACGGCGAATCTTTCCTGATTGGTTGCAAAGTTAAATGTACATGTATGGACGGTGTGTTGGCTTGTGAGAACACCTGCCCTCTTACCATCACTGCTCGTGCACCAAAG AACTGCCGACACCCACAACTTGTGAAGAAACCAAACCAGTGTTGCTCGGAATGGATTTGCAGCGGGGAAACACTGAGTAACAATAACACAACTAACACCAGACCTTCATCATCTCACTCACAAATTAGAAGAAGACACCCAAACACATTCAGACCAAGAGTTATTGCAATGG CTAACCGAAGAACTCCAATCTCCATCACCGTCCGTGCCAAGGACAAATGTAACGTTCAAACCACTGAATGGTCTGCCTGCTCCAAGACGTGTGGGTGGGGGGTATCTGAGCGCGTCACTAACGATAACAAAGCTTGCAAACTACGCAAACAATCAAGACTCTGCCAGATCCGGCCATGCAGCTCCAGCTTTGTGGACAACATTAAG CGAGGAAAGAAATGCATCCGAACTGTGAAAGCTCAACGCCGAGTTCAATATTCATTCTCGGGATGCCAAAGCAAAGTCTACACGCCTAAATATTGCGGGGCGTGCACAGACGGCAGATGTTGCGCACCCAAACACACGGTCACTAAGCCAATCAAGTTCACTTGCGACGGCGGCTTCCAATTTAAGAAGAGAATGATGGTCATCAAGTCGTGTTCATGCTCCAGGAGGTGCGTAGGTGAAAACTCGTTCTTTTCCTACCGAAGAATGGGCGGGGACACGTGGCAAGAGTGA
- the LOC100180264 gene encoding uncharacterized protein LOC100180264, whose amino-acid sequence MVEGLPFKITSCDEPKSYVSKDQDGDVIYINRNWMRMLPSGGENFLMIPALNGEVNAVSFQNQSDTNLFLRHKGFKILLEKFADENGFKDDVSFYPRHSTYCETGVMYECCNIPNYYVTIGRFGLIIANFENTTEEVVTFQLELQKNE is encoded by the exons ATGGTTGAAG GGTTGCCTTTTAAAATAACGTCGTGCGACGAACCGAAAAGCTACGTCAGCAAAGACCAAgatggtgacgtcatctaCATAAACCGAAATTGGATGCGTATGCTGCCATCTGGCGGAGAGAATTTTCTAATGATCCCAGCTTTAAATGGAGAAGTGAACGCTGTTTCGTTCCAAAACCAAAGCGATACGAATTTATTCTTACGTCACAAggggtttaaaattttgttggaAAAATTTGCGGACGAGAATGGGTTTAAAGATGACGTGTCGTTTTATCCACGTCATAGTACCTATTGTGAG ACAGGAGTGATGTACGAATGTTGCAACATACCAaactattacgtcacaattggtAGATTCGGTTTAATAATCGCTAATTTTGAAAACACGACGGAAGAAGTTGTTACTTTTCAACTAGAACTACAAAAGAatgaataa
- the LOC100179575 gene encoding trichohyalin-like isoform X1, whose protein sequence is MKFPLIETPEMNDSNVRSNSGTPTRNGRQSSLGGANGRRGKGESIAQAVAAMTSSSEKLDSPNRYATMRKVAEEQRRRVRENRERQIEEDRLAIATRRQEEQKAQIRSVLDGLLVDVRKDILLLLQERINSERKDIKAEMKSDLQRAETGLVEEVEKRVTNGEPFDVRVARVQKEFEASFNKILNTELSRVQREILSDIDGKIDSEKRKWEESFKREADRRIRAAEDAIRTDFRVGLEDSQKQCGDILSSMQERTGSLEQKLVAKMAAVEAVASAKIAESERTTRQMIGQKMDERDSNLKQEFKEESEVLRQDISQMKVEVTTLQSKCCVIL, encoded by the exons ATGAAGTTTCCATTGATTGAAACACCGGAAATGAACGACTCAAATGTTCGGTCTAACTCAGGGACCCCAACCAG AAATGGTCGCCAGTCGTCACTAGGTGGGGCAAATGGGCGACGAGGCAAAGGGGAGTCGATTGCTCAAGCGGTAGctgctatgacgtcatcaagcgAGAAACTTGATTCACCAAATCGTTACGCAACAATGAGGAAAGTCGCAGAAGAACAAAGAAGGAGAGTTCGTGAAAACAG AGAGCGCCAAATAGAGGAGGATCGGCTCGCGATCGCAACCAGGAGACAAGAGGAACAAAAAGCTCAGATAAGATCAGTGTTGGATGGTTTGCTTGTCGATGTGAGAAAAgatattttacttttgctGCAAGAGAGGATCAACTCCGAGAGAAAGGATATTAAAG CTGAGATGAAGAGCGACCTCCAGCGGGCGGAAACTGGACTAGTTGAAGAAGTGGAGAAGAGAGTTACTAACGGGGAACCTTTCGATGTAAGGGTGGCTCGGGTTCAGAAAGAATTTGAagccagttttaataaaattctcAACACCGAGTTAAGCAGG GTCCAGAGAGAGATTCTGTCGGACATCGACGGAAAAATTGATTCCGAAAAACGAAAATGGGAAGAAAGTTTTAAACGCGAGGCAGACAGACGCATAAGGGCCGCGGAAGACGCGATCAGAACCGATTTCCGCGTCGGTCTCGAAGACTCTCAGAAACAATGTGGAGATATTTTGTCCAGCATGCAGGAGCGAACGGGGAGCCTTGAACAGAAACTAGTGGCCAAGATGGCGGCCGTTGAAGCGGTCGCTTCGGCAAAAATTGCGGAATCGGAGCGGACGACTCGGCAAATGATCGGACAGAAAATGGACGAAAGAGACTCGAATTTAAAACAGGAGTTTAAAGAAGAATCCGAGGTTTTGAGGCAAGATATTTCTCAAATGAAAGTGGAAGTGACGACACTACAATCGAAGTGTTGCGTCATACTGTAA
- the LOC100179575 gene encoding uncharacterized protein LOC100179575 isoform X2 produces the protein MKFPLIETPEMNDSNVRSNSGTPTRNGRQSSLGGANGRRGKGESIAQAVAAMTSSSEKLDSPNRYATMRKVAEEQRRRVRENRERQIEEDRLAIATRRQEEQKAQIRSVLDGLLVDVRKDILLLLQERINSERKDIKAEMKSDLQRAETGLVEEVEKRVTNGEPFDVQREILSDIDGKIDSEKRKWEESFKREADRRIRAAEDAIRTDFRVGLEDSQKQCGDILSSMQERTGSLEQKLVAKMAAVEAVASAKIAESERTTRQMIGQKMDERDSNLKQEFKEESEVLRQDISQMKVEVTTLQSKCCVIL, from the exons ATGAAGTTTCCATTGATTGAAACACCGGAAATGAACGACTCAAATGTTCGGTCTAACTCAGGGACCCCAACCAG AAATGGTCGCCAGTCGTCACTAGGTGGGGCAAATGGGCGACGAGGCAAAGGGGAGTCGATTGCTCAAGCGGTAGctgctatgacgtcatcaagcgAGAAACTTGATTCACCAAATCGTTACGCAACAATGAGGAAAGTCGCAGAAGAACAAAGAAGGAGAGTTCGTGAAAACAG AGAGCGCCAAATAGAGGAGGATCGGCTCGCGATCGCAACCAGGAGACAAGAGGAACAAAAAGCTCAGATAAGATCAGTGTTGGATGGTTTGCTTGTCGATGTGAGAAAAgatattttacttttgctGCAAGAGAGGATCAACTCCGAGAGAAAGGATATTAAAG CTGAGATGAAGAGCGACCTCCAGCGGGCGGAAACTGGACTAGTTGAAGAAGTGGAGAAGAGAGTTACTAACGGGGAACCTTTCGAT GTCCAGAGAGAGATTCTGTCGGACATCGACGGAAAAATTGATTCCGAAAAACGAAAATGGGAAGAAAGTTTTAAACGCGAGGCAGACAGACGCATAAGGGCCGCGGAAGACGCGATCAGAACCGATTTCCGCGTCGGTCTCGAAGACTCTCAGAAACAATGTGGAGATATTTTGTCCAGCATGCAGGAGCGAACGGGGAGCCTTGAACAGAAACTAGTGGCCAAGATGGCGGCCGTTGAAGCGGTCGCTTCGGCAAAAATTGCGGAATCGGAGCGGACGACTCGGCAAATGATCGGACAGAAAATGGACGAAAGAGACTCGAATTTAAAACAGGAGTTTAAAGAAGAATCCGAGGTTTTGAGGCAAGATATTTCTCAAATGAAAGTGGAAGTGACGACACTACAATCGAAGTGTTGCGTCATACTGTAA